In one window of Eubalaena glacialis isolate mEubGla1 chromosome 13, mEubGla1.1.hap2.+ XY, whole genome shotgun sequence DNA:
- the LOC133103715 gene encoding sulfotransferase 1A1 isoform X2, whose product MELVQDTSRPPLEYMKGIPLIKYFAEGLGPLQSFQAWPNDLLISTYPKSGTTWVSEILDLIYQGGDLEKCQRAPIFVRVPFLEFRIPGVPAGAELLEDTPAPRLIKTHLPLALLPPTLLDQKVKVVYVARNAKDVAVSYYHFYRMAKVHPDPGTWDSFLEKFMAGEVSYGSWYQHVQEWWELSHTHPVLYLFYEDIKQNPKREIQKILEFVGRSLPEETVDHIVQHTSFKEMKKNPMTNYSTIPIKVMDHSISAFMRKGLTGDWKSTFTVAQNERFEADYAAKMAGCNLHFRWELSGAHQGERETSLNNKI is encoded by the exons ATGGAGCTGGTCCAGGACACCTCCCGCCCACCACTGGAGTACATGAAGGGGATCCCTCTCATCAAGTACTTTGCAGAGGGACTGGGGCCACTGCAGAGCTTCCAAGCCTGGCCCAATGACCTGCTCATCAGCACCTACCCCAAATCTG gcACCACCTGGGTAAGCGAGATCCTGGACCTGATCTACCAGGGTGGCGACCTGGAGAAGTGTCAAAGAGCCCCCATCTTCGTCCGGGTGCCCTTCCTTGAGTTCAGGATCCCTGGGGTTCCCGCAG GTGCTGAGCTTCTGGAAGATACACCAGCCCCACGGCTGATCAAGACACACTTGCCCCTGGCTCTGCTTCCCCCAACCCTGCTGGATCAGAAGGTCAAG GTGGTCTACGTTGCCCGCAATGCAAAGGATGTGGCCGTCTCCTATTACCACTTCTACCGCATGGCCAAGGTGCACCCTGACCCTGGCACCTGGGACAGCTTCCTGGAGAAGTTCATGGCTGGGGAAG TGTCCTACGGGTCCTGGTACCAGCACGTGCAGGAGTGGTGGGAGCTGAGTCACACCCACCCTGTTCTCTACCTTTTCTATGAGGACATAAAGCAG AACCCCAAAAGGGAGATTCAGAAGATCCTGGAGTTTGTGGGGCGCTCCCTGCCAGAGGAGACCGTGGATCACATCGTCCAGCACACGTCTTTCAAGGAGATGAAGAAGAACCCCATGACCAACTACAGCACCATACCCATCAAAGTCATGGACCACAGCATCTCTGCCTTCATGAGGAAAG GCCTCACTGGGGACTGGAAATCCACCTTCACTGTGGCCCAGAATGAGCGCTTTGAAGCCGACTATGCCGCGAAGATGGCAGGCTGCAACCTCCACTTCCGCTGGGAGCTGAGTGGTGCTCATCAGGGTGAGCGTGAAACAAGCCTCAACAATAAAATCTGA
- the SLX1A gene encoding structure-specific endonuclease subunit SLX1 isoform X1, with the protein MGPTGGAARPGRFFGVYLLYCLNPRHRGRVYVGFTVNPARRVQQHNGGRKKGGAWRTSGRGPWEMVLIVHGFPSAVAALRFEWAWQHPQASRRLAHVGPRLRGEAAFAFHLRVLAHMLSAPPWARLPLTLRWLRADFRQDLCPPPPPHVPLAFGPPPPRASAPRRRAADTESELEHDAETRCTLCARVLQDEEDPLCCPHPGCSLRAHVICLAEEFLREEPGQLLPLEGQCPGCKNSLLWGDLIWLCRMGTEEEEEDSELEEEHWTDMLEI; encoded by the exons ATGGGCCCCACAGGGGGCGCGGCGAGGCCCGGGCGCTTCTTCGGCGTCTACCTGCTCTACTGCCTGAACCCTCGGCACCGGGGCCGCGTCTACGTGGGGTTCACGGTCAACCCTGCTCGTCGGGTGCAGCAGCACAACGGGGGCCGCAAAAAAGGCGGGGCCTGGCGGACCAGTGGACGCGGGCCCTG GGAGATGGTGCTCATCGTACACGGCTTCCCCTCCGCAGTGGCCGCCCTTCGG TTCGAGTGGGCCTGGCAGCACCCGCAGGCCTCGCGCCGCTTGGCGCACGTGGGTCCGCGCCTGCGCGGTGAGGCCGCCTTCGCCTTCCACCTGCGCGTGCTGGCGCACATGCTGAGCGCGCCGCCCTGGGCGCGCCTCCCGCTCACCTTGCGCTGGCTGCGCGCCGACTTCCGCCAGGATCTctgcccgccgccgccgcctcacgTGCCGCTGGCCTTCGGGCCTCCGCCGCCCCGGGCCTCGGCCCCAAGGCGCCGCGCGGCTGACACCGAGTCCGAGCTGGAGCACGACGCCGAGACCCGCTGCACCCTGTGCGCGCGCGTGCTCCAG GATGAAGAAGACCCCCTGTGTTGCCCCCACCCTGGCTGCTCCCTGAGGGCCCATGTGATCTGCCTGGCAGAGGAGTTCCTGCGGGAGGAGCCAGGGCAGCTTCTGCCCCTAGAGGGCCAATGCCCTGG CTGTAAGAACTCACTGCTGTGGGGAGACCTGATCTGGCTGTGCCGGATGGGCaccgaggaggaagaggaggactcGGAATTAGAAGAG GAACACTGGACCGACATGCTGGAGATCTGA
- the CORO1A gene encoding coronin-1A yields MSRQVVRSSKFRHVFGQPAKADQCYEDVRVSQNTWDSGFCSVNPKFVALICEASGGGAFLVLPLGKTGRVDKNAPTVCGHTAPVLDIAWCPHNDNVIASGSEDCTVMVWEIPDGGLMLPLREPVVTLEGHTKRVGIVAWHPTAQNVLLSAGCDNVILVWDVGTGAAVLTLGSDVHPDTIYSVDWSRDGALICTSCRDKRFRIIEPRKGTIVAEKDRPHEGTRPVRAVFVSDGKILTTGFSRMSERQVALWDTKHLEEPLSLQELDTSSGVLLPFFDPDTNIVYLCGKGDSSIRYFEITSEAPFLHYLSMFSSKESQRGMGYMPKRGLEVNKCEIARFYKLHERRCEPIAMTVPRKSDLFQEDLYPPTAGPDAALTAEEWLGGRDAGPLLISLKDGYVPSKSRELRINRGLDTGRKRMAPEASGAPSSDAVSRLEEEMRKLQATVQELQKRLDRLEETVQAK; encoded by the exons ATGAGCCGGCAGGTGGTCCGTTCCAGCAAGTTCCGCCACGTGTTTGGACAGCCGGCCAAGGCTGACCAGTGCTATGAGGACGTGCGCGTCTCACAGAACACCTGGGACAGTGGCTTCTGCTCTGTCAACCCCAAGTTCGTGGCCCTGATCTGTGAGGCCAGCGGGGGAGGGGCCTTCCTGGTGCTGCCCCTGGGCAAG ACTGGACGTGTGGACAAGAACGCGCCCACGGTCTGTGGCCACACGGCCCCGGTGCTGGACATCGCCTGGTGCCCGCACAATGATAATGTCATCGCCAGTGGCTCCGAGGACTGCACAGTCATG GTGTGGGAGATCCCTGATGGGGGCCTGATGCTGCCCCTGCGGGAGCCTGTCGTCACCCTGGAGGGCCACACCAAGCGCGTGGGCATTGTGGCCTGGCACCCCACGGCCCAGAATGTGCTGCTCAGTGCAG GTTGCGACAATGTGATCCTGGTGTGGGACGTGGGCACGGGGGCGGCGGTGCTGACGCTGGGCTCGGATGTGCACCCGGACACAATCTACAGCGTGGACTGGAGCCGAGATGGCGCCCTCATCTGTACCTCCTGCCGCGACAAGCGATTCCGCATCATTGAGCCCCGCAAAGGCACCATTGTAGCT gAGAAGGACCGTCCCCACGAGGGCACCCGGCCTGTGCGTGCCGTGTTTGTGTCAGATGGAAAGATCCTGACCACAGGTTTCAGCCGCATGAGTGAGCGGCAGGTGGCGCTGTGGGACACG AAGCACCTGGAGGAGCCGCTGTCCCTGCAGGAACTGGACACGAGCAGCGGTGTCCTGCTGCCCTTCTTTGACCCCGACACCAACATTGTCTACCTCTGTGGCAAG GGTGACAGCTCTATCCGGTACTTCGAGATCACTTCCGAGGCCCCATTCCTGCACTATCTCTCCATGTTCAGTTCCAAGGAGTCCCAGCGTGGCATGGGCTACATGCCCAAACGTGGTCTGGAGGTGAACAAGTGTGAGATTGCCAG attctacaagCTGCATGAGCGGAGGTGTGAGCCCATCGCCATGACGGTGCCTAGAAAG TCGGACCTGTTCCAGGAGGACCTGTACCCGCCCACTGCAGGGCCTGACGCTGCCCTCACAGCTGAGGAGTGGCTAGGGGGTCGGGATGCCGGGCCCCTCCTCATTTCCCTCAAGGATGGCTACGTGCCCTCAAAGAGCCGGGAGCTGAGGATCAACCGGGGCCTGGACACTGGGCGCAAGAGGATGGCACCTGAGGCCAGTGGCGCTCCCAGTTCG GATGCCGTATCCCGGTTGGAGGAAGAGATGAGGAAGCTCCAGGCCACGGTGCAGGAGCTACAGAAGCGCCTGGATAGGCTGGAGGAGACAGTCCAGGCCAAGTAG
- the SLX1A gene encoding structure-specific endonuclease subunit SLX1 isoform X2 has product MGPTGGAARPGRFFGVYLLYCLNPRHRGRVYVGFTVNPARRVQQHNGGRKKGGAWRTSGRGPWEMVLIVHGFPSAVAALRDEEDPLCCPHPGCSLRAHVICLAEEFLREEPGQLLPLEGQCPGCKNSLLWGDLIWLCRMGTEEEEEDSELEEEHWTDMLEI; this is encoded by the exons ATGGGCCCCACAGGGGGCGCGGCGAGGCCCGGGCGCTTCTTCGGCGTCTACCTGCTCTACTGCCTGAACCCTCGGCACCGGGGCCGCGTCTACGTGGGGTTCACGGTCAACCCTGCTCGTCGGGTGCAGCAGCACAACGGGGGCCGCAAAAAAGGCGGGGCCTGGCGGACCAGTGGACGCGGGCCCTG GGAGATGGTGCTCATCGTACACGGCTTCCCCTCCGCAGTGGCCGCCCTTCGG GATGAAGAAGACCCCCTGTGTTGCCCCCACCCTGGCTGCTCCCTGAGGGCCCATGTGATCTGCCTGGCAGAGGAGTTCCTGCGGGAGGAGCCAGGGCAGCTTCTGCCCCTAGAGGGCCAATGCCCTGG CTGTAAGAACTCACTGCTGTGGGGAGACCTGATCTGGCTGTGCCGGATGGGCaccgaggaggaagaggaggactcGGAATTAGAAGAG GAACACTGGACCGACATGCTGGAGATCTGA
- the LOC133103715 gene encoding sulfotransferase 1A1 isoform X1 codes for MELVQDTSRPPLEYMKGIPLIKYFAEGLGPLQSFQAWPNDLLISTYPKSGTTWVSEILDLIYQGGDLEKCQRAPIFVRVPFLEFRIPGVPAGAELLEDTPAPRLIKTHLPLALLPPTLLDQKVKVVYVARNAKDVAVSYYHFYRMAKVHPDPGTWDSFLEKFMAGEVSYGSWYQHVQEWWELSHTHPVLYLFYEDIKQNPKREIQKILEFVGRSLPEETVDHIVQHTSFKEMKKNPMTNYSTIPIKVMDHSISAFMRKAGTSLLSSLPGLTGDWKSTFTVAQNERFEADYAAKMAGCNLHFRWELSGAHQGERETSLNNKI; via the exons ATGGAGCTGGTCCAGGACACCTCCCGCCCACCACTGGAGTACATGAAGGGGATCCCTCTCATCAAGTACTTTGCAGAGGGACTGGGGCCACTGCAGAGCTTCCAAGCCTGGCCCAATGACCTGCTCATCAGCACCTACCCCAAATCTG gcACCACCTGGGTAAGCGAGATCCTGGACCTGATCTACCAGGGTGGCGACCTGGAGAAGTGTCAAAGAGCCCCCATCTTCGTCCGGGTGCCCTTCCTTGAGTTCAGGATCCCTGGGGTTCCCGCAG GTGCTGAGCTTCTGGAAGATACACCAGCCCCACGGCTGATCAAGACACACTTGCCCCTGGCTCTGCTTCCCCCAACCCTGCTGGATCAGAAGGTCAAG GTGGTCTACGTTGCCCGCAATGCAAAGGATGTGGCCGTCTCCTATTACCACTTCTACCGCATGGCCAAGGTGCACCCTGACCCTGGCACCTGGGACAGCTTCCTGGAGAAGTTCATGGCTGGGGAAG TGTCCTACGGGTCCTGGTACCAGCACGTGCAGGAGTGGTGGGAGCTGAGTCACACCCACCCTGTTCTCTACCTTTTCTATGAGGACATAAAGCAG AACCCCAAAAGGGAGATTCAGAAGATCCTGGAGTTTGTGGGGCGCTCCCTGCCAGAGGAGACCGTGGATCACATCGTCCAGCACACGTCTTTCAAGGAGATGAAGAAGAACCCCATGACCAACTACAGCACCATACCCATCAAAGTCATGGACCACAGCATCTCTGCCTTCATGAGGAAAG CGGGGACCTCCCTCCTTTCGTCTCTCCCAGGCCTCACTGGGGACTGGAAATCCACCTTCACTGTGGCCCAGAATGAGCGCTTTGAAGCCGACTATGCCGCGAAGATGGCAGGCTGCAACCTCCACTTCCGCTGGGAGCTGAGTGGTGCTCATCAGGGTGAGCGTGAAACAAGCCTCAACAATAAAATCTGA
- the BOLA2B gene encoding bolA-like protein 2: MELSAEYLREKLQRDLEAEHVEVEDTTPNRCASSFRVLVVSAKFEGKPLLQRHRLVNTCLAEELLHIHAFEQKTLTPEQWTREQQK; encoded by the exons ATGGAACTCAGCGCGGAGTACCTCCGGGAGAAGCTGCAGCGGGACCTGGAGGCGGAACACGTG GAAGTGGAGGACACGACTCCCAATCGTTGCGCGTCCAGCTTCCGAGTCCTCGTGGTGTCGGCCAAGTTCGAGGGGAAGCCGCTGCTTCAGAGACACCG GCTTGTGAACACTTGCCTAGCAGAAGAGCTCCTGCACATCCATGCCTTTGAGCAGAAAACCCTGACTCCAGAGCAGTGGACCCGTGAGCAGCAGAAATAA